A single genomic interval of uncultured Sphaerochaeta sp. harbors:
- a CDS encoding rod shape-determining protein produces MKEKTNLSVGVDLGTSNLLIYVEGQGTLFNEPSIIAIDKATGNVVSVGYEAAKLDGKTHSKVEVARPLQGGVISDIQLIREILLFTLDKIFLSNLESISRLLICIPSEITNTEKEAIIELGHGLGIQNTEIEQEIKAGALGSGVDIFAPRGHMVIDIGGGTTDFGILSLGEVVLSKSIKIAGDYFDKQIIDYVKTSHKLEIGNQTAERIKISLASLTGPFPVDEDGAPVVTEAMGRDLVTGLPRQILLHPEEIREVLLNCFDPIKSILLATLEETPPELAGDLVDSGILLTGGCSQIPGIKEYFTDIAQIPVYLSEVPLSAVIDGCKKMLKMTNRHFYSEL; encoded by the coding sequence ATGAAGGAAAAAACAAATTTATCAGTGGGTGTCGATTTAGGTACCTCGAACCTTCTCATTTATGTTGAAGGGCAAGGTACACTTTTCAATGAACCTTCGATCATTGCAATTGACAAGGCAACTGGTAATGTAGTCTCAGTTGGGTACGAAGCAGCAAAACTGGATGGAAAGACCCATAGCAAGGTTGAGGTAGCCAGGCCACTACAGGGAGGAGTAATCTCAGATATTCAACTGATTCGAGAAATTCTCCTATTCACATTGGACAAGATATTCCTTTCGAACCTTGAGTCGATCAGCAGGCTCTTGATCTGTATTCCTTCAGAAATTACCAACACAGAGAAAGAGGCTATTATCGAGCTTGGCCACGGACTTGGAATCCAGAACACTGAAATAGAACAAGAGATAAAGGCAGGTGCCCTCGGTTCAGGTGTAGATATCTTTGCACCGAGAGGGCATATGGTGATTGATATTGGTGGCGGTACGACCGATTTTGGGATTCTGTCTCTTGGGGAAGTGGTACTCTCCAAATCAATCAAGATTGCCGGGGATTATTTTGACAAACAGATCATCGACTATGTGAAAACCAGCCATAAGCTGGAGATTGGAAATCAGACAGCAGAAAGAATCAAGATTTCGCTTGCTTCTCTCACTGGACCTTTCCCAGTAGATGAAGATGGTGCTCCTGTTGTGACTGAGGCTATGGGCCGTGACCTGGTCACTGGTCTTCCTCGGCAGATTCTCCTACACCCTGAGGAAATCAGGGAAGTGCTTCTCAATTGCTTTGATCCCATTAAGTCCATCTTGCTGGCAACCCTGGAAGAGACACCTCCAGAGCTGGCAGGGGATTTGGTTGATTCTGGAATCCTGCTGACAGGTGGTTGTTCACAGATTCCTGGAATCAAGGAGTATTTCACTGATATTGCCCAGATTCCGGTATATCTCTCTGAGGTACCTCTCTCTGCGGTGATAGATGGATGCAAGAAGATGCTCAAAATGACAAATCGGCATTTTTATAGTGAACTATAG
- a CDS encoding permease — translation MAMKQLTPNKKLLIIAGIFLAIFFTPFTHPRVAGAIQEAFLMLADYAHEHVLLCVVPAMFIAGAVVVFLNQQAVMKYLGPKAKKLVAYSVASVSGAILAVCSCTVLPLFKGIYKKGAGLGPAVSFLYSGPSINILAIILSYKVFGWKMGLTRMVLAIVFAFIIGLLMHMIFRKEDEKRLADERLFKDMGGPDARSLPQMALYMVSMIGILVFLNWAPSQGSSTIWDFIYASKYWITGVFALLLAYALIRWFTKDELKEWGGATRDFALQILPLLFGGVLVAGFLLGRPGQEALIPTAWVASLVGGNSLFANFFAAISGTFMYFATLTEIPIVQGLLGAGMGQGPALALLLAGPSLSLPSMLVIGGELGFKKTAVYIALVVFFSSLAGFVFGMTA, via the coding sequence ATGGCGATGAAGCAACTTACTCCAAACAAGAAACTTCTGATTATAGCCGGGATTTTCCTGGCAATCTTTTTTACTCCCTTTACCCATCCGCGTGTTGCAGGGGCAATCCAGGAAGCGTTCCTCATGCTGGCCGATTATGCGCATGAGCATGTACTGCTCTGTGTGGTTCCGGCAATGTTCATTGCAGGGGCGGTTGTGGTATTTCTCAACCAACAGGCAGTAATGAAATATCTCGGTCCTAAGGCAAAGAAGCTGGTGGCATATTCAGTTGCTTCTGTCTCAGGGGCGATCCTGGCAGTCTGTTCCTGTACGGTATTGCCTCTTTTCAAGGGTATCTACAAGAAGGGTGCAGGACTTGGTCCCGCAGTCTCCTTTCTCTATAGTGGCCCCTCGATCAATATTTTGGCGATTATCCTCTCCTATAAGGTGTTTGGGTGGAAGATGGGATTGACCAGAATGGTACTCGCCATCGTCTTTGCCTTTATAATCGGGTTGCTCATGCATATGATATTCCGCAAGGAGGACGAGAAACGGCTCGCTGACGAGCGTCTGTTCAAGGATATGGGGGGCCCTGATGCACGTTCTCTTCCCCAGATGGCTCTCTACATGGTTTCCATGATCGGTATCCTGGTTTTTCTGAACTGGGCTCCAAGCCAGGGTTCAAGTACCATTTGGGATTTCATCTATGCGTCCAAGTATTGGATTACCGGGGTGTTTGCCTTGCTATTGGCATACGCCTTGATCAGATGGTTCACCAAGGATGAGCTGAAAGAGTGGGGCGGAGCAACCAGGGACTTTGCACTCCAGATTCTTCCCTTGCTCTTCGGTGGCGTGTTGGTTGCTGGATTCCTGCTGGGCAGACCCGGTCAGGAAGCACTTATCCCAACAGCTTGGGTGGCATCATTGGTGGGAGGGAACTCTCTCTTCGCCAATTTCTTTGCAGCAATTTCCGGGACATTCATGTACTTTGCAACGCTCACAGAAATTCCCATCGTACAAGGACTATTGGGAGCAGGAATGGGACAAGGTCCAGCACTGGCATTATTGCTTGCCGGTCCAAGCCTCTCCCTTCCATCCATGCTGGTCATTGGTGGAGAATTGGGATTCAAGAAGACTGCGGTCTACATAGCTTTAGTAGTTTTCTTTTCCTCTTTGGCAGGATTTGTTTTTGGAATGACAGCCTAA
- a CDS encoding thioredoxin family protein, translated as MVIQILGTGCPKCKTLEANAVKAVEEGNIAATIVKVTDLDEIMDMGVMMTPALAIDGDVKSMGKVLNKDQVLSLIKESL; from the coding sequence ATGGTCATACAGATACTCGGGACAGGATGTCCCAAATGCAAAACATTGGAAGCAAATGCTGTCAAAGCAGTTGAAGAGGGAAACATCGCTGCAACAATCGTGAAGGTTACCGACCTGGACGAAATCATGGATATGGGTGTCATGATGACCCCCGCCCTTGCGATTGATGGCGATGTGAAAAGCATGGGAAAGGTGCTGAACAAAGATCAGGTGCTCTCATTGATCAAGGAGAGTTTGTGA
- a CDS encoding metalloregulator ArsR/SmtB family transcription factor codes for MNEYNAEQFEDTAKRFKTLGHPMRLAIIEALFSRSYCVCELAELLGMHKSVTSKHLSALKQVGIIDMQKEGTRVNCILTMPCVLEMMHCSIKPQNNEKE; via the coding sequence ATGAACGAATATAATGCTGAACAGTTTGAAGATACTGCAAAACGTTTCAAGACGCTTGGGCACCCAATGAGACTTGCTATTATTGAGGCGCTCTTTTCTCGCTCCTACTGTGTCTGTGAACTTGCGGAACTACTTGGCATGCACAAATCAGTCACTTCTAAACACCTCTCAGCATTAAAGCAAGTGGGAATCATCGACATGCAGAAAGAAGGGACCAGAGTCAATTGCATATTGACCATGCCCTGCGTGCTGGAGATGATGCACTGCTCAATCAAACCACAAAATAATGAAAAGGAATAA
- a CDS encoding arsenate reductase ArsC, whose product MAKERIMFVCIHNSARSQMCEAFVKHYASDRFEAHSSGIEAGKLNPLVVQAMEEIGISMEGHYAKPAQEYIDRDEAFDYVVTVCDESNAERCPMFPGRSERMHWGFPDPSAITGSDEEKLEGIRPIRDAIHTRITDWIASC is encoded by the coding sequence ATGGCTAAAGAACGAATCATGTTTGTCTGTATCCATAACTCAGCAAGAAGTCAGATGTGTGAGGCTTTCGTAAAACACTATGCGAGTGACCGATTTGAGGCACATAGCAGCGGAATAGAGGCCGGAAAACTGAACCCCTTGGTTGTTCAGGCCATGGAAGAGATTGGAATCTCCATGGAAGGCCACTATGCGAAACCTGCCCAGGAGTATATCGATAGAGATGAAGCATTCGACTATGTAGTGACAGTCTGTGACGAGAGCAACGCCGAACGCTGTCCCATGTTCCCAGGCAGGAGTGAACGTATGCATTGGGGGTTCCCCGATCCAAGTGCCATAACCGGTAGTGATGAGGAAAAGCTGGAAGGAATCAGGCCAATACGCGATGCAATCCACACCCGCATCACCGACTGGATCGCTTCTTGTTAG